Proteins encoded within one genomic window of Mya arenaria isolate MELC-2E11 chromosome 13, ASM2691426v1:
- the LOC128214486 gene encoding uncharacterized protein LOC128214486, whose protein sequence is MEHMERDPEGKQAMSLRLSKVLGNIGVNRKMVIVRRKTRLIMEKLETVYNNSCRGYTVQINYFGSQSEGTTTLGMESDIDKFCNDTETPVLLELSDWQPGRIWSLLVLKNENSPPQHCNLQMLRPDRPLPVTLDNLIPVEMKNDIEVDIDGRLLLKNTRLDELTRAYGKNEYIIKGPSRSVVKGYDIVYALSCTRRPDECVYLFRRPRPGHWPRPAILEKARKTQTYFVQQGYSESYHKQLEWRITTPSIDRLLMFDLNMIKLKVYTFLKVLRITYFKPMFGDRLSTFHFKTAFFFTVETYPPVIWKKNNLLQCVIYCLTTFERWCRIHYCPHYTISGVNLFVGKLNKFELPSISEMLSDMIENINNYVADIKMDRLGERMLRLTGTKLPIVNLSTRLENKLNILQDCLTQLLIKFHHLSTMLGGGSKEESAMQLMINYCSLVDAHHAFIQDTTEKEFAKDVFSMLIKSSNVVLASLQASVCKKSHQDITEEIIDQYQASMDVSSGGLKFASMLYCNGRYEKAAAVLKHIEELMHPDVWHFSLSKGRMTFRPSRIFLMKALDLPLSTVVNTSVALSVTFCRQELYCLPKHLIYEMYRTFTHTDFQQRTFDENYMDGASIESVPFLYFLQYLTYRQLRQDDKKRASVSKLADYLDDERNWHGYLETAYNTLGHCYELENRLDLAWQCYSRSLSVFPFNNAASWHMAILMYNHYRSRCDNHAF, encoded by the coding sequence CATATGGAGCGTGATCCTGAGGGAAAACAAGCCATGTCCCTGAGACTGTCCAAGGTGCTCGGTAATATCGGGGTCAACAGGAAGATGGTCATCGTGAGGAGAAAGACACGGTTGATCATGGAAAAGCTTGAAACAGTCTACAATAATTCCTGCCGAGGATATACCGTACAAATCAATTACTTTGGCAGTCAATCGGAAGGCACGACGACATTGGGAATGGAATCTGATATAGATAAGTTTTGTAATGACACTGAAACACCTGTACTGCTGGAACTGTCTGACTGGCAGCCTGGACGAATCTGGAGTCTGCTGGTTCTAAAGAATGAAAATTCCCCGCCCCAACACTGCAACCTGCAGATGCTTAGGCCCGACCGTCCACTACCAGTGACACTTGACAACTTGATTCCAGTGGAAATGAAGAATGATATAGAAGTGGACATAGATGGGAGGTTGCTGCTTAAAAACACCCGATTGGACGAACTGACTAGAGCCTATGGAAAAAACGAATACATCATAAAAGGTCCGTCAAGAAGTGTGGTTAAAGGTTATGATATAGTGTATGCGCTTTCATGTACTAGAAGACCAGATGAATGCGTGTACCTCTTCCGCAGACCACGACCGGGGCATTGGCCGAGACCTGCGATATTGGAAAAGGCAAGGAAAACTCAAACGTATTTTGTCCAACAGGGATATTCTGAAAGCTATCATAAGCAATTGGAATGGAGAATTACTACGCCAAGTATAGACAGGCTGCTGATGTTTGATCTCAATATGATCAAACTTAAGGTATACACATTTCTCAAAGTATTaagaataacatattttaagcCCATGTTTGGTGATAGGTTAAGCACATTCCACTTTAAGACAGCCTTCTTTTTCACCGTGGAAACCTATCCACCTGTGATCTGGAAAAAGAACAATCTGCTTCAGTGTGTGATCTACTGTCTTACCACATTCGAGCGCTGGTGTAGGATACATTATTGCCCACATTACACGATTTCTGGTGTGAACTTGTTTGTAGGCAAACTGAATAAGTTTGAGCTGCCCAGTATCTCAGAAATGTTGTCAGACAtgatagaaaacataaacaattatgtgGCAGACATAAAAATGGACCGATTGGGTGAGAGAATGCTACGGTTAACAGGAACCAAACTCCCAATCGTTAACCTATCGACAAGACTTGAAAATAAACTGAACATACTGCAAGACTGCTTGACGCAACTTCTAATTAAATTTCACCACTTATCAACAATGTTGGGAGGAGGTTCAAAAGAGGAAAGTGCCATGCAGCTGATGATAAATTATTGCAGTTTGGTAGACGCTCACCATGCATTCATACAGGACACTACTGAAAAGGAGTTCGCAAAGGATGTCTTTTCCATGTTaatcaagtcttccaatgttgTCTTAGCCTCATTGCAGGCTTCAGTTTGCAAAAAGTCACATCAAGATATCACAGAAGAAATAATCGACCAGTACCAAGCTTCTATGGATGTGTCTTCCGGCGGATTGAAATTCGCCTCCATGTTGTACTGCAATGGTCGCTATGAGAAGGCAGCTGCtgtattaaaacacattgaGGAACTAATGCATCCAGACGTGTGGCACTTTAGTTTAAGTAAAGGAAGGATGACCTTTAGACCTAGTCGTATCTTTCTGATGAAAGCACTGGACCTACCGCTTTCAACGGTTGTGAATACATCAGTTGCACTTAGTGTCACGTTCTGCCGTCAGGAACTATACTGTTTAcccaaacatttaatatatgagATGTACAGAACGTTCACACATACAGACTTCCAACAACgcacatttgatgaaaattatatgGACGGTGCAAGTATTGAATCTGTTCCATTTCTCTACTTCTTGCAGTATCTCACATACAGACAGCTCAGACAAGATGACAAAAAACGTGCATCAGTAAGTAAACTTGCAGACTACCTCGATGATGAAAGAAATTGGCATGGCTATCTCGAGACAGCATACAATACACTGGGTCACTGTTATGAACTGGAGAACAGACTTGACCTGGCCTGGCAGTGCTACTCTAGATCACTAAGTGTGTTTCCCTTCAACAATGCTGCAAGTTGGCACATGGCAATTTTAATGTACAATCATTACCGTTCACGTTGCGACAACCATGCATTTTAA